In Ktedonobacterales bacterium, one genomic interval encodes:
- a CDS encoding response regulator has translation MMTAPVLVADDDPDILDLITALLNQEGFQTVTFSDGLAALHWIRTQRPALAIIDLSMPVLDGRELIERLRKEPGDPLPVIAMSASIYDPPSELLQADAYLTKPFDLEELLEQVKYLTSRKGEPDARSAEDYASLAPVRQSSADVH, from the coding sequence ATGATGACAGCACCAGTCCTTGTAGCTGATGACGACCCCGATATTCTTGATCTGATTACCGCTTTGCTTAACCAGGAAGGCTTCCAAACAGTTACTTTTAGCGATGGCCTGGCAGCCTTGCATTGGATCAGGACACAGCGCCCGGCGCTCGCCATTATTGATCTTTCAATGCCGGTGCTGGATGGCCGCGAATTGATCGAACGCTTGCGTAAAGAGCCAGGCGACCCATTGCCAGTGATCGCTATGAGCGCCTCCATCTACGATCCGCCCTCTGAGCTGCTTCAGGCCGACGCCTATCTTACCAAACCCTTCGACCTGGAGGAACTGCTGGAACAGGTCAAATACCTCACAAGCCGCAAGGGCGAACCAGACGCGCGCAGCGCCGAAGATTATGCCTCGTTGGCTCCGGTCAGGCAAAGCAGCGCCGACGTTCACTGA